The Bicyclus anynana chromosome 13, ilBicAnyn1.1, whole genome shotgun sequence region TTTAATAGCACCTCGAGTGATAGCGCTCATCTTTGCCTTTGATATAGGCGGCTTGTTTTCGTACAACCCGGACAACTGAAAAGGGAAAAATATGTACAAACGATGCCACGGTAAGCTTTATCCACCATCGAACTGTAGGCGAAAATACCTCCGCGTTGAACGCTTTTACTTCCGACGTATCCATTTTATGGCTTTTCTTGctattactatttaaattaatgCACTACACTACTTAAATCTagctaaattaattatttgcttTAAGAAAATCATCTTCAAGAACGAATCAACATGTTCAGAATTACAAAATGGCGTAAGTTTGAAAGAGTTGccacagtttaaaaaaattatgaatttatgataTTTGGCCATAGCGGTTTGTGTTGGTTTCTGTATTTCACAAAATGTCCCGTAACTATTGAACAAAACGCAAATTGTAGATATACCACCTTAGACCATTATTAAATGGTCTAAGTATACCACCCACATAACacctatctaaaactaatttgattttgaattacTGCGGTGcccaagttattttttttttcagaattttcaaattttcctaaTTAGAATAAGTTTTTTCAATGTTATAGCttttgttattaagattttattaaagatcttatttttattttatctgatctgctttgtagaagaagctttgtgtgcaataattatttttttttttcatgatgatGACCCGATTTAAAAAACATGTCCTGTAAAAAAACTGCAAATTAGGTTAAAGCTTGTGTCTCCTTctgtagttacaaagttgctggtaaaaatgtatgggaatgaattttgatgaaataaattttcaatacaagaaaaaaaagtgtgcacgatagggatttttcaaaactattcaaattaattttagatgaTTACGTGATAAATATACCATTTGCAATTTAACTGATATCTACGTACGGGACCTTTCAAAAAAACCAAACACAGAGGAGTATGCATAAATAGTTTATGTATAATTTAGTCAAagccaaagaatatattaaggCCTAGTTCGGCCTACTTTAGTAGTCAAACTCCAAGGAGGTCATAATCTAATCTGTGGTCATAGCTATTAGCCACAAACACAGAGGAGTATGCATAAACAATAGAGCGTTAAGGTGTCAAATTTAATTAGGgctgttgatattttttaaatatcggactgttgatatatcgatatttttaaatatatcaatatcgaACTTTGATATGTCGAAAAAAATCTGATGggtctaaatatatttttttatacaaaggaattttttattttagtgatgTTAGTGTTATGTTCGAaaatatgcaaataaataaactaaaagatGAAAaccataatatatattatatatgaaaTGCAGTTTATGATGTTGTCATTCAAATACTTAGcgagagaatataaaaaaaatatattttttttaaatattgagttTCGATATCCGTGTttcaatatcgaactatcgatatatcgtacataaaaatattagtaataaatatcgatatttGGATAtatggatattttattttatcaacagCCCTAAATTTaattagagaaaaaaaatctgttgtttgttttgttgttcgTATTCAaaggataatttatttttattctatttataaataagtttgaTAACATTATAAGAATGGGTGATGAGTATGCAGCTGTAAAACGTGGTAAACTAATACTCAAAGGCGATAAACCTAAGTAAGCTGGTGTAAATAGATATATAGAATAGATTAAGAATATTATTCATAATccactttttttaattgttatttgttgCTATAATATCTACAGGAATAAAAAGCGAAAGcataagaagaaagaaaataccgAAGATGATAAAGTAGACGAGGACTGTATAAAACACGGCGGTTGGTGGAGAGTTGAGAAAATTGAGGATATATCTGGTTCAATAGCAATTGAGTTTGGACGAAACGCGTTTATTTTAGCTCTAGATAATGGTTTATTCACCATTGGAGCCCCACACGGCGATGGTGAGGGTCCCTCCCCTGAGGAGATATTCACAGCATTCCCTGCTGGTGAAAATAAGTTTGCACTCAAGTCTGGGTATGGAAAGTACTTAGGTGTGTCCAAGGATGGTGTGGTAACTGGACGGTCAGATGCTGTGGGTCCCATGGAACAGTGGGAACCTGTGTGGCAAGATGGTGAGCTTTTTTACTCCCTTTACGTGTTTTACACTATTACCTAAATAACACAAAAAGACAGTTTTATCAGTATTAAAAAATACCAGAATTGTGTGATTTcctgtatgtaagaaaatctctgTAGATAAGaagttatattttaaagaatattaggtatttagttttatttaattgtaatattgaTGCTTTGtatcttgaaataaaaaaaaaacaaaattgtgttgGGAATTGGGATTGTAGTAAAACAGTGTAAAACAGCAGTCTCTGCTTACTTTCCATGCCATTCGTGCAGTGTATGGCGGCCTGGTAAAATGTTACTTTCCAATCCCACCTCCCTCCTTTTTTGGAGGCGGTTAAAAAGGTGTGGACGTAACAAACAATACAAGTCGACCGCCTGACCTGGCGATAGACCTCTTGTATTATCTTGTAACATATTTGTTGTTATGGATTAATAGGTAATAGGTATTCAAttgtggacatccatcggcagATAAAGATTATGATGGAgactttttttaacattttataacaatGGTGGTATGTGAATTTACACATTATCTCTTCAAGGTTCAGAGCACAATATGCTAAGGTTTAAGCCAATAACCTATACAATAGACACGGCagtagtttttttgtttatcactaTAGAGtacatagaattttaaaaaacataaggTTGGCATTATCATATTCGGTACCTATGTGGTACATTATATCCAAATCAACCTTTTTACTCCTTACTTACTGCTTTTATTACTTCACAGAGCAAcatttgaattattaaataacaataaataacaaaacaattataGAATGTAGAATCAACAgttgtttaatattatagtaggttatttaatattatcaagTTGCAATATTCAGTGTGAGTGCATTGTGTATGTATTGCAGGCAAAACGGCAATACTGAGTTCGCTCAACAAGTTCATGTCAGTGAATGAAGATGACTCAGTAGTTGTCCACAGCATCTCAGCGGGGGAATCAGAAGTGTGCCAAATCCGCAGCAACAAGAGTCGGGAGATCAGTCGCACTGTTGTGGCTGAAGAGGAAGGGGATTTGAATGAAGTTGAGGTCAATTATGTGTAAGTTTTGGTAACCCtattaattaaatcatcatcaatgtcagcctattttaactagCCAGTTTAGGGCCAGGTCTCCAGCATTACAGAGCATAGACCAACCATGCTACTCCAACATGTCTAGGCCTGAGCAGGCTATTTTATAGTTAActgaataattttctttttttattcttaatgaCACTGATGTGGAATGGTATTTCTATCAATTATGTCAATGATTTtagaacatattatgtattgaagATCTTTGTCCTAAGTTACTAAATACAAGGTACTTTAGGTGTATCAATAGGCCTTGTATTTAATACAAtacataaacattattttgatGGAATGATCAAAAGAAATGTATCACAAAACCATAAATTTGCCATAATGCCTGTTTGTTTTTCTCAtagaatatttttcttatttgatacctttacgatttaaaatttctttttcatattatgaattatgaaatttattgattattgatttaaattctaaaatttcttTTTCAGAAAAAAGTTCCAGAAATTCCAGGATAAGAAGTTACGTGTGAATGATGGTGGTGCCATAGAACTTAAGCGCGCCAAGATGGAGGGAAACCTACATGAAACTCTTTTAGATAGAAGGAGTAAAATGAAAGCAGACAGATATTGTAAATAAGTGTATGTTTAAGATTTTAAGATTAAATATCAATATACAACATAATCATTATTtcgtatttatttcaatttgcaTTGGCTAGCTGCAAACAATAATGTCATATCTATACACAATAGGGACCAGCAGAATCCAaaccattaattattattttgactgAAGCAAGCAAGCAAGATTTTCTTACAGCAGATTGGATGAGGAATCTTGTCTCCACTGGCTTGTCTTGTCTTTTTGGCAACCCTTTACTTGAGATTTGAACTGATTAACTTCTGGGACATgattattacctatattaatGTGTGCAATGCAATGTTAAAATAAGCTCTGGTTGAAATCTGCTTCTACCTTCCAATGCCACCACAGTTCAAATTCCATAATTGACTACCATACTTTCCTATAGTAGAAGCGTAGGTAGATAAACCTTTAGGCTTCATATaatgaggtatatctggctatCACAGGTTCGAGGAAAacgtatatgtatgtatatatgtgtgtgtgtgtgtttttaaaAGAGCTGGAAGGTGGAACCATAAACCTGTTAaccgaatattaaaaaaaaaaattgacattgacaaattgatttgacgtttgtgattgACAATTCCGTAATGATCAATGTCAATCAAAtcaagacaaaaaaataaatataaaaggaaatttTTCGTGTCGGTCTTATCGGTGTTTATAAATTTCTACAAGTATggaaggtgttcaaattataacCCAAGATTTCGTGAACGTCCTCATAACCAAGTCGGACAAGGACGACACACCTCCTGTGGAGCGCCGGTTTAAGAAAGACATCACCGTTCAAGAGTTTAAGGTTACGATGATTcacacatttttctttttcagtcatttattgatttatttgtgcAGCTGTTCAAaggatttcaataaaaaattgtaattaacagtgtaaattactattaaacataatataagttTTGTTGCTGCATTGTACGATTATAAACATCGAAACTGTTGTTCAATGTTCCACTCTTGTGGAATGGTCTCCACTCCCAACCGTTTAATAGTATACAATGTGGAGATGTGATCTactagacctgagccaatttagaatcGAATAGAACCTCTTTGTTGAGACCAACCAACTTTACTAACTGCACCAGACAGGTTGTCAAAAAAACAGCTTATTATAGTAGCAAAATGACCACACTTAGGTGAGTAAGTGATGTGCAGAAGGTTTTAACATTTTtctctaatttttttaaaaattattctcTAATACAGTTCCTTGATGAATTGTAAGGCTAGGCAATACATTCCATCTATGAAATACCACCACTGGTCTCAGGgcctaaaataattttgatgctTTGTAAATTAGTTATCAGCCTCTGTAATACAGATGGTAATGCTGTggatttcaatttaatattttccaaattggtttGTTGGTTGTGGTATACCATGAACAAAACCATACTGACCAGTGATTTAGtgaacatgtaaaaaatatagtataatagtaaaataaaattgtacctCTTCTACATTGTCCCCACTTAAGATGAGTTCATAGTTAaggggtcatcatcatcatcagtaacagccgatggacatccactgctggacataagcttttgcatggacttccaaacaaaatagtATCAATCTGCCACCATCCAGAGGCTCCCTGCAACACGCTTGATGACTTCGGCCACCTAGTGTGGGTCAATCAacactgtgtgtgtgtgtgtgtgtgccagtaccttgagaccccaacatcaatcggctctttgaactacaCAGCTGAGGTTAACTTGTCACTAATTTAATCAACTTAAGTATAATGTATTTGTTTCAGACCAAACTGGAACTGGTGACAGGAGGCTCTGCAGCATCTATGAAACTCAAAGTGTATGATGCTAAGAACAACTATGTGTGTGACATAGACAATGATGCAGCTCTGCTTGGCTCCTATCCTATTGATGACGGCATGAGGATACATGTCATAGACAACTTTGCACTTGTTAAGGATTTTGAATCATCAGATGCAGCAGAAAGGTGTGTATTGTATGTTATAAAAATGCAAATTGTGAAGTAAACTTTACACATACATATGAAATAAACAAGTAAGTAgtgttgtaaattaattaagacaatatatcttagcattccatggattcactgcgCAGGTGCAGGATCTAttgtgtggtagagagaaatactCTGAGCAGATCCTCAGACTTGTGACTCATTGGTGTAGGTTTAATGacatccttgacagttaactaacactccccttctcagCTCAATATATCAgataaaggggaatgcccaccggcccaaGGAACCCAGGTATTCTCCCTCAGAtagatgatgataatatgatgtataataaataaggactcaataaaaatatgtttcttgaagaaaaatgtttttttttatcactcttctctACTCTTCTACGGCAAAAAATGTTTGTTGGTGTACCAAAGCCgcatgatgaggatgatgatgagctATTTAACAAGtacattctattctattctaggTTTCGATTGTCGGAGGAGGAATATGGTAAAAAAGATGACACCCTCCGCTCATTCCTGCAACGCAACAAGCTGGGCAAGTACAACGAGGAGGAGATGAACAAGTTGAAGGAGCAGCAGCAGAAAGAGTTGGAGGATGAAGCTAAGTAAGACTTTTTTAAACTGGCTTTACAGCTATGAGTTCAACCCCTTTTAAGACTTGTGGGTTTTTGCTTGACACCCATATTCACTACAATATGGGTGTCAAGCAAGTGGCTTGCTAAGAAtaattcgaaaaataaaataacgtcAGTCCAAATCCAACATGGCGGCATATCTAATATGGCGGATtagttaatttttgtatttcagaATAAAAATTCCAACTGAAATTTCAGTGAAATCTGTTCAGTACTTCTAAGATGAAGTCCCTCATTGATCATGTGGTTAGTCTTGGATCTGGCtgtgaaataaatattgagctcttaaatttttttatgtaactccCTCAGCTAAAAGAAGCATACAAATATGCTAATAATGATGAGTTTTAGAATAACAGACTGACATTACTATGTCATCCACAGATATAAaaagtaactagatttataaagtccaattgtttgtattgaaaccagcgtacccgggggtgtggccttacaaacacatttatagtgaaaaatacttatcacactgataaactcttcacttaattggctgtttaatatttagtgaaaaaagaaatatgttacccttattttaaagttgaaaattattaattactgttgtctcagaacaaatgaaaattcttgaatgaaaatttatgaatgaaatcTATAGTACCGCTACTCGTCACTAGTTGTCTCTATTTACAAGCTTTATTACCATAAAACTAAGATTCAAAATGatcctaactttgttttattaatattgtcgaGGGATGTGAAATAACGATAGTCTTAAACATCGATAGTCTCGTTACTCGCAGTAAATAAAATGAACGTAACAGacgttcattttatttttcattaaaaaaaaattagaacaacataggtcaatcaaaaaattataatatatgaagaaacacacacaagaaagaaaaaaacaagcatttttttaatgtaccactctgaaaaaacattaattcaacTGAAACTTTGCACGATTCAAGTTTACACAACAAAGAAGGTCAAACACATGTCCATATCTTgtgaacttgaaaaattaagtactttccaCGAAACCTTAACAAATAGAGGATaatcctatttcaccccttctataTAATAAGAATGTATAACCTTCTACGTACTATTTGCTTAAattgtgctaagtttcatttgattttattaagtagtttcggagtgatacaTTTGGAAAAACCAATGTTAAACAATGTTTCACAATTTTTCTCAGGACAATTTGACTAACAAATGAAActgatataaaaacaaataataaaaaataaaacacgagaTAGTAGAGTGTCGTCATATCTTTCTCAGACCATTCTTTtccaactatatttatttacagaagaagattttttataaattttcagtaTGTACTCTACAATATTTGCCAATACCAAAATAGACCAAACTGCAAGTATTGTAATGCCTATCTGTCAACTTTAGATATCATcagaaaaacaccacaatgtcaCATTATTGCAATGCTATAACTCGTTcgtttaaattttaagaaacgtGACCAGCTGttctaagtattttttaaacttaattcctaaatatttcaGCGAATAGAATCACTCTTTTCtgctaaataaaaatagttcccaaatatataaaaaacaagataatatatatttttttgaattataagtataactaaGTAGAGGATTTTTATTCGGATCTGGGTGAATTCGTCGGTTCTTGCTggaaataacttaattatttccTATGAGTTTCAAGATAAATGTTATCAGTAGATTCTTTTACGAACCGTTAGTAGTCAATAGGTCAATTACAAATACCCAGACTAACACTTTAAGTACGTCACTTTATTTTTATCCTAAAAGACACGAATACGactagttgaaaaaaaaatctttttgttcgCGATCCATATTTTTTCCTCTCCAgattcctaaaaaaaattttcgaaaatatcaacattaacgtgtcatcataatattatagtagtagatataaaatatcgatatattattatcgacatccctaaatgaatagcccaatgacatatggcagctgcttaaattcaaaactaacataaatcaaaattacacttttctcaggagaactaaaacaagaaaaatataaactattttaaggtctatttttttcttattttatataaagcttaataaaatatatacattggaatcatatttttaaaatgtttttcagttTTCTCGTTTCAGAAAACGTTAAAGAAGATCAATAAACATTCCCCTTCTtcgcttgtgtttttttttattgtagatcTCCAATCCGATGGTCTGATCTTTTCAAAGAAACAGGTGCCCACACCTTTTTTAGTGCCGTCTAGATGGCCTGTATCCATACTCGATGGAGAAGCATTGTGTATCGagagatgactcgccaaggttgTACCGATCGTCAGTCATGTGGGACCGCCTGaagaaattcattaaaaaatattaaagaacctAAAGGCAAAACGAACACTTTGTCTCTTTGTTTTGACCTTAAAATTGTTCGGCaaagaaaatgttcatttaGATGCATTTTCTATGCCAAACAACTAGTTTTTAAGTAATATAgaaaaccttaatttaaaaaaattacaccaaCATGATGATCCTTTATTTAAAGCTGGAGCATTCCTAAATatggtattttttgtatataattaaaaaataacacagaTTATTTTGTGATTAATGTTCGACTGACAACGCGCAACTCAGAAATAGCAGTTTCGAATACATTTCGCACGTTACACAATATGCAAAATTTATGcagttttgttaaatataaaatattaaggattattaatattaataattaatacatttaattaggaatagaagaattattgcaataaaatcatttttgtatatttttgatttatgatagttttgtaGTTGTTGTTGATGCAGCGAATGTATGCCCACTGGTGTCAACAGAATCTTCGAGAAAatcgaacttgtattaaaataaagtaaactttaataCTATCCccgtaaagttaattttagtttgtgactttgtattaaaattatttttcatattttaatgaaaatataataaaatacgtattATCGATGGTACGAAACACTATAATTTGATACATGTTTGTGGCGGCtatcatttttgtattccaaaacggcacaatacagcatttttctaaccatatttacttattttcaattaccgaatttgacaaccgcaggacgtaacgtgtcagtcaacgaaacaagactgctagtacatgcgcggataggcttgcgaagctccgcacacccgggtgtaagcgggccacgcccctatgctacttctattgctaaaagcgttagcttttagcgatctctgttctgtgatgTCATCAAATACATCACACTTTCTAATCATCAATCTAGTAGTCCCAAGTCCCATCTGTTTCGTCACAATGCAATCCAAAGAAATATTTCCGGTTGTGCTGCTACGGGTTGACTTTTGTTTATTCATACAACTTATGTAGTTTGGGCGCATGTTAGAGTCTCAGGAGACGTTCAAAGAGAATTTTACATTGTTCGCATGTGTGCCCGCCAGGCTAGCGGAGGCTGTGCTGGTGGGCGCGCGCTGCGAGGTGCGCGTGCCGGCGCAGGGCGCGCGGCGCGCCACCGTGCGCTACAACGGGCCGCTGGAGGGCGCGCGCGGGCTGTGGATCGGGGTGCAGTACGACGAGCCGAGGGGCAAGAACGACGGCTCGTGAGTTGGGAAACTACCCTCCTTTTAAGCTTTTTTGAACAACCTCATATAAGgcctagtttggactactttagtattttagtcgagtaacAACATTTTTTGGAtgtaccgcccaaaaattgttcgtactcgactaaaatactaaagtggTCTGTACGGCCTCTTAAAGAAGCACAACTACAAAGttctaaatacatatttaataaatgaaactaATAAATGACAGTTTAGAGAAGACAATACAgtctaatgatattttttttataaaaactaacaGGAACATATAATGATCCTATGTGAAATCTTTAatgactaatgattttaaacttatttcgtggttgttcattatggatattatttaaacgggtacataccacgataaaacgacgagattttttaatgtcgatatttcgacccagttgcatggatcgtggtcccgtcgtgaccacttTAACTTTAATGACTATTtcataaatttaaacaaaataacaactTTAAGTAACAACATTAGTCAAATTGTTGTCCACCTAATTTGAAAAACCTCATAAAAAAGAAGCGGGCATTTAAATACTGATTGTACATTATGTTAAAAAACTCTTGTTCCTATTGGAGTATAGTGAATAGGTTCTATTAACAAATTCATATTCAGGGAAGACAAATATCTTACCATTCTATGCAAAGTAATTTAGCCAAGTATATTCTTGATTAATCTTAAGTTGCTGCATCTTTCATTGCAGTGTGAACGGCAAAAGATACTTCACCTGCCCGCCTAAGTATGGAGGCTTTGTGAAGCCCATGTATGTGACAGTGGGAGACTTCCCTGAAGAAGAGCTGGACCTGGAGGACGAGATATAGACCTCACTTGAGGCGCGCGGAGGAATGCTTTAAATAGTCATTAAGTTAGTTGCAGCGGCGTCTGTATCTGTGGATACCAGTAGCGagggttgaaattttgtaataagtaACCTGATCATGTGTTTTAGCTAAGGCGTTTCTTGTACAGATTGTAGAAATTCTGTCATAATATGATGTATCTATTTCGAGCGTATACAATATATAACTATAATGAATATGTTcgaatatgtatggatttttaaaaggtaagccgCTAGGAATTCAGTTTTGAGAATACATTGCCCCTGGTGGGTACATAATTTGAGATTGATCACTGTGTTCAATTTCCTTGATCtgtattctttttttaagttgATAACgtcataaatttattaaaatttaagtcCCAGTCTCGAagctatacattttattagatagatagacaTAAGAAAATGATTGATAGCTCGACtactcagttgataacgcaaggcttcggccgtggctagttaccaccctaccgacaaagacgtatcgccaagcgatttaccgttccggtacgatgtcgtgtagaaacagaaaggggtgtggattttcatcatactcataacaatttagcccgctgccatcttagattacatcgtcactta contains the following coding sequences:
- the LOC112050894 gene encoding protein FRG1 homolog, which encodes MGDEYAAVKRGKLILKGDKPKNKKRKHKKKENTEDDKVDEDCIKHGGWWRVEKIEDISGSIAIEFGRNAFILALDNGLFTIGAPHGDGEGPSPEEIFTAFPAGENKFALKSGYGKYLGVSKDGVVTGRSDAVGPMEQWEPVWQDGKTAILSSLNKFMSVNEDDSVVVHSISAGESEVCQIRSNKSREISRTVVAEEEGDLNEVEVNYVKKFQKFQDKKLRVNDGGAIELKRAKMEGNLHETLLDRRSKMKADRYCK
- the LOC112050900 gene encoding tubulin-folding cofactor B, whose translation is MEGVQIITQDFVNVLITKSDKDDTPPVERRFKKDITVQEFKTKLELVTGGSAASMKLKVYDAKNNYVCDIDNDAALLGSYPIDDGMRIHVIDNFALVKDFESSDAAERFRLSEEEYGKKDDTLRSFLQRNKLGKYNEEEMNKLKEQQQKELEDEAKLAEAVLVGARCEVRVPAQGARRATVRYNGPLEGARGLWIGVQYDEPRGKNDGSVNGKRYFTCPPKYGGFVKPMYVTVGDFPEEELDLEDEI